In Arthrobacter sp. CDRTa11, one DNA window encodes the following:
- a CDS encoding NAD(P)-dependent oxidoreductase — MSANYKVTVLGLGAMGLPMATRLASQLTVHGFDIAGPRLALAEEAGIHTFSSAREASKGADALLLAVRNGEQLNDVLFGENGVASVLEPGAVVILGSTVGTEAIPATVDRLAEYGVELVDAPLSGGPKRAGEGDLLIVVGASPEAQEKARPVLELLASTLTIVGDKPGDGQALKTVNQLLCGIHIAAAAEAMALADALGLDQAKTLAALEAGAAGSFMLSNRGPRILEAYTEDGAEVLSRLDIFVKDMGIVGKATRAAGLAAPVAAAAEQLYLLGQAQGLAAADDSAVIKVVAPTKRTANQP; from the coding sequence ATGTCTGCAAACTACAAAGTCACAGTTCTCGGCCTTGGCGCCATGGGCCTGCCCATGGCGACGCGCCTGGCGAGCCAGCTCACCGTCCACGGCTTCGACATTGCCGGGCCGCGCCTGGCGCTCGCCGAAGAAGCCGGAATCCACACCTTCAGCTCAGCCCGCGAAGCTTCCAAGGGTGCCGACGCCCTGCTGCTCGCGGTCCGCAACGGCGAACAGCTCAACGATGTCCTCTTCGGCGAGAACGGCGTGGCCTCCGTGCTGGAGCCGGGTGCCGTGGTGATCCTCGGCAGCACAGTGGGCACGGAAGCCATTCCCGCCACCGTAGACCGCCTGGCCGAATACGGCGTCGAGCTTGTTGACGCACCCTTGTCCGGCGGGCCCAAGCGAGCCGGCGAAGGCGACCTGCTGATCGTCGTGGGTGCCTCGCCCGAGGCCCAGGAAAAGGCCCGGCCCGTGCTGGAACTGCTCGCGTCCACCCTGACCATCGTGGGCGACAAGCCCGGGGACGGCCAGGCGCTCAAGACCGTCAACCAGCTCCTGTGCGGCATCCACATCGCCGCTGCCGCAGAGGCCATGGCCCTTGCCGACGCGCTTGGCCTGGACCAGGCCAAGACCCTCGCCGCCCTGGAAGCCGGCGCGGCCGGGTCCTTTATGCTCTCCAACCGCGGCCCCCGCATCCTGGAGGCCTACACGGAGGACGGCGCTGAAGTCCTGTCCCGCCTGGACATCTTCGTCAAGGACATGGGCATCGTGGGCAAGGCCACCCGCGCCGCCGGACTGGCAGCCCCGGTTGCCGCTGCAGCAGAACAGCTCTACCTTCTCGGCCAGGCCCAGGGCCTCGCTGCAGCCGACGATTCCGCCGTCATCAAGGTGGTAGCGCCCACAAAGCGCACCGCGAACCAGCCGTAA
- a CDS encoding GntP family transporter: MNPLTNSLMVRAADAPAIKPAVELGTPLLLTIAAIGIAVLLVMIIRFKIQAFVALLTVSIMVAVAAQIPLKDVFTVVATGVGGTMGKVALLIALGAILGRMIEVSGGVQSLASHFTEKLGAKRVAVALTAVGFLVAIPVFFEVGIIVLVPIVYAFAKIANVHPVKFGLPMAGIMLAIHVAVPPHPGIVAGAGVFGADIGLITLISLAICVPLGFLSYWVASIMNRKEYELLPSVKAQVDEFGSDSLVKVGHEGPGALAIAPPRPALIIFLIAAPIVQILIGTLGTLTIPKDNGLYGLAAFIGNPFFALLVAVGLSFFLLAVRRNWSLKETGEIFEGALPPIASILLVVAAGGVFGEVLRTSGIGAALSQTLDHLGLPVIVLGFVISLALRAAQGSATVAIVTTTGLLTSAVMEGGYSPAQIAVIVIAIGFGSLGLSHVTDAGFWTVVRYYGLTVSDGLRTWTVLTTILGLAGFILTFVAWILVGGLGV, translated from the coding sequence ATGAACCCCCTGACTAACTCACTGATGGTTCGGGCGGCCGACGCCCCTGCCATCAAACCAGCTGTGGAGCTGGGTACTCCGCTGCTGCTTACCATCGCCGCCATTGGCATCGCCGTCCTCCTGGTGATGATCATCCGCTTCAAGATCCAGGCCTTCGTGGCCCTGCTGACCGTGAGCATCATGGTGGCCGTGGCCGCCCAGATTCCGCTCAAAGACGTCTTCACCGTGGTGGCCACCGGCGTCGGCGGGACCATGGGCAAGGTGGCCCTGCTGATCGCCCTCGGCGCAATCCTGGGCAGGATGATCGAGGTCTCAGGCGGCGTCCAGTCGCTGGCATCGCACTTTACGGAGAAGCTTGGCGCTAAGCGCGTGGCCGTCGCCCTGACCGCCGTGGGCTTCCTCGTTGCCATCCCGGTCTTCTTCGAGGTGGGCATCATCGTGCTGGTTCCCATCGTTTATGCCTTCGCCAAGATCGCCAACGTGCACCCGGTCAAGTTCGGCCTTCCCATGGCCGGCATCATGCTGGCCATCCACGTCGCCGTCCCGCCCCACCCCGGCATCGTGGCCGGCGCCGGTGTCTTCGGCGCCGACATCGGCCTTATCACCCTTATCTCGCTGGCGATCTGTGTGCCCCTTGGCTTCCTGTCCTACTGGGTGGCCAGCATCATGAACCGCAAGGAATACGAGCTGCTCCCGTCCGTCAAGGCGCAGGTGGACGAATTCGGTTCCGATTCCCTGGTGAAGGTTGGCCACGAAGGCCCCGGCGCCCTGGCCATTGCTCCGCCCCGCCCGGCCCTGATCATCTTCCTTATCGCCGCCCCGATCGTGCAGATCCTCATCGGCACCCTGGGCACGCTCACCATCCCCAAGGACAACGGCCTGTACGGGCTGGCGGCCTTCATCGGCAACCCGTTCTTCGCCCTCCTCGTCGCTGTTGGCCTCTCCTTCTTCCTGCTGGCTGTCCGCCGCAACTGGTCGCTCAAGGAAACCGGTGAGATCTTCGAAGGTGCACTCCCTCCCATCGCCTCCATCTTGCTGGTGGTTGCCGCCGGTGGTGTGTTCGGTGAAGTTCTGCGGACCTCGGGAATTGGCGCCGCGCTCTCTCAAACCCTGGACCACCTCGGCCTGCCGGTCATCGTCCTGGGCTTCGTGATCTCGCTGGCCCTGCGTGCTGCACAGGGCTCAGCCACCGTCGCGATCGTCACCACCACCGGCCTGCTCACCTCCGCGGTGATGGAAGGCGGCTACTCGCCGGCCCAGATCGCCGTGATCGTCATCGCCATCGGCTTCGGCTCGCTGGGCCTGTCGCACGTGACCGACGCCGGATTCTGGACAGTGGTGCGCTACTACGGCCTCACCGTCTCCGACGGCCTCCGGACCTGGACCGTCCTCACCACCATCCTCGGCCTGGCCGGGTTCATCCTCACCTTCGTAGCCTGGATCCTGGTGGGAGGCCTGGGCGTCTAA
- a CDS encoding class II fructose-bisphosphate aldolase, with protein sequence MRTRLDPLVTSTLQQGSAVPAFTCYDFTTAMAVVGAAEEAGQGVILLVAPKTAGTVNGLRLTSALRGLADAAAVPVSVQLDHASDLGVMIDAVAAGADSVLADGSSLPYEDNIALVQAARSLLQAKGYAGIVLEAELGGLAGDEDRAFGADQAGVAVAGLTDSAQVEDFVGRTGAELLAVAVGNVHGKYKGEPQLRWDVLQDIAVRTHIPLVLHGASGIPADELVKAAAMNVGKVNFNTELRTGVLSTLQQHLPGHRADGENLQGLLGHWNSSARGFATGALGMLTR encoded by the coding sequence ATGCGCACCCGACTTGACCCCCTGGTTACCTCCACGCTCCAGCAGGGCTCCGCAGTTCCGGCCTTCACGTGCTACGACTTCACCACCGCCATGGCTGTGGTGGGTGCGGCGGAGGAAGCCGGCCAGGGCGTCATCCTGCTGGTGGCACCCAAGACAGCCGGAACCGTCAACGGCCTGCGCCTGACCTCGGCCCTCCGGGGCCTGGCGGACGCCGCCGCCGTCCCCGTGTCGGTGCAGCTTGACCATGCATCGGATCTGGGTGTGATGATCGACGCCGTCGCCGCGGGGGCGGACTCCGTCCTCGCGGACGGCTCGTCCCTTCCGTATGAGGACAACATCGCGCTGGTCCAGGCGGCGCGCTCGCTGCTGCAGGCAAAGGGCTACGCCGGCATCGTCCTTGAAGCGGAACTGGGTGGACTGGCCGGTGACGAGGACCGCGCATTTGGTGCGGACCAGGCCGGCGTCGCAGTGGCTGGCCTGACTGATTCCGCCCAGGTGGAGGACTTTGTGGGCCGCACCGGCGCTGAACTCCTGGCCGTAGCTGTGGGCAACGTGCACGGCAAGTACAAGGGGGAGCCGCAGCTGCGGTGGGACGTGCTCCAGGACATCGCGGTGCGGACCCACATTCCGCTGGTGCTGCACGGCGCATCAGGCATCCCGGCCGATGAACTGGTCAAAGCCGCGGCCATGAACGTGGGCAAGGTCAACTTCAATACGGAACTGCGCACGGGCGTCCTGTCCACGCTTCAGCAGCACCTTCCCGGACACCGCGCCGACGGCGAAAACCTCCAGGGCCTGCTGGGGCATTGGAACAGCTCGGCGCGGGGGTTCGCCACGGGCGCGCTGGGTATGCTCACGCGCTGA
- a CDS encoding DUF1304 domain-containing protein has product MILASLLFAFIAAALHVYIFTMESLTWTTPATWKRFGLASQADAETTKSLAYNQGFYNLFLAIGAFIGVGCVAFASQGSAQAVVGWTLIFSCCGSMLLAALVLALSGKKNLRPATIQGTTPLLAVVLGILAVTL; this is encoded by the coding sequence ATGATCCTGGCCTCCCTTCTTTTTGCCTTCATTGCAGCTGCCCTCCACGTGTACATCTTCACCATGGAGTCCCTGACCTGGACCACGCCCGCCACGTGGAAGCGCTTCGGCCTGGCTTCCCAGGCTGACGCCGAGACCACCAAGTCTCTGGCCTATAACCAGGGTTTCTACAATCTGTTCCTTGCCATCGGAGCGTTCATCGGCGTCGGCTGTGTGGCATTTGCGTCCCAGGGCTCAGCCCAGGCGGTGGTGGGCTGGACGCTCATCTTCAGCTGCTGCGGCTCCATGCTGCTCGCCGCGCTGGTGCTTGCCCTGAGCGGGAAGAAGAACCTCAGGCCTGCAACCATCCAGGGCACCACTCCGCTGTTGGCCGTTGTGCTCGGGATCCTTGCGGTAACCCTCTAA
- a CDS encoding acyltransferase family protein — protein sequence MERDLVIDLVRFFCLALVVVAHCMMVSPVLHPDGTVTTENTLTEQNWFQPVTWIFMVMPLFFVTGGTTGLQSWRRLKFRGGTGFDFAQARLLRLVRPAAALLAAMFLGLWAALLLGVDPQVVQLMATGAGMPLWFLAAYLAAQLNIPLLARFHDRAPWLTLGILAALVVAVDCLRGALPLLAYANLVFLWCTVQQLGFLVADGVFARVSRSGLVGLILAANLLLGLLAGLGLYSGNMLVNLNPPNLCLLLLGVSQAAVLELFRPGLDWVSRLGWVRGVVAVAGRRSMTVYLWHLPLLVAMTGILLLTDFPKPAAGTAAWWWARPLVLLGVVALLLPVLAFFGRLEERPTASVHTRGRPPAAVVTAAVVVFIPVADAALNGLALGLLGGGAACFMLAALLLGRVPERLPGVNDAASGEQASLPGTGAGGGSGASNGGALPAGPSSANVEP from the coding sequence GTGGAGCGAGATCTGGTTATTGACCTGGTCCGCTTCTTCTGCCTGGCCCTGGTGGTCGTCGCACACTGCATGATGGTGAGCCCGGTCCTGCACCCGGACGGCACTGTCACCACGGAAAACACCCTCACTGAGCAGAACTGGTTTCAGCCCGTCACCTGGATCTTTATGGTGATGCCGTTGTTCTTTGTCACTGGCGGGACCACAGGCCTCCAGTCCTGGCGGCGGCTGAAATTCCGCGGAGGCACCGGCTTTGACTTCGCCCAGGCACGGCTCCTGCGGCTGGTCCGCCCGGCGGCGGCACTCCTGGCAGCCATGTTCCTGGGACTGTGGGCCGCACTGCTCCTTGGCGTGGACCCGCAAGTGGTTCAGCTGATGGCCACGGGCGCCGGAATGCCGCTCTGGTTCCTGGCTGCCTACCTTGCCGCGCAGCTGAACATTCCGCTGCTGGCCAGGTTCCATGACCGCGCCCCCTGGCTGACCCTTGGCATCCTTGCCGCCCTGGTGGTGGCCGTGGACTGCCTCCGTGGGGCCCTTCCGTTGCTCGCCTACGCGAACCTTGTTTTCCTGTGGTGCACGGTTCAGCAGCTGGGCTTCCTCGTGGCTGATGGCGTTTTCGCCAGGGTATCCCGTTCCGGGCTGGTGGGCCTGATCCTGGCCGCAAACCTCCTGCTCGGGCTGCTGGCCGGGCTGGGCCTGTACTCCGGGAACATGCTGGTCAACCTGAATCCGCCCAACCTGTGCCTGCTGCTGCTGGGCGTGTCGCAGGCCGCGGTGCTGGAGCTTTTCAGGCCTGGGCTCGATTGGGTTTCCCGGCTGGGGTGGGTGCGCGGTGTTGTGGCCGTTGCGGGGCGGCGTTCCATGACGGTGTACCTGTGGCACCTGCCCCTGCTCGTGGCCATGACCGGGATACTGCTCCTGACGGACTTTCCCAAACCTGCCGCCGGCACCGCCGCCTGGTGGTGGGCGCGGCCCTTGGTACTGCTGGGCGTGGTGGCCCTCCTGCTGCCGGTGCTGGCCTTTTTCGGCCGCCTTGAGGAACGTCCGACGGCGTCTGTCCACACCCGCGGACGGCCCCCGGCCGCAGTGGTGACTGCCGCCGTCGTGGTGTTCATCCCGGTGGCGGACGCCGCTCTCAACGGCCTGGCACTAGGCCTGCTGGGAGGCGGCGCGGCCTGCTTTATGCTGGCCGCACTGCTCCTGGGCAGGGTTCCCGAACGCCTTCCCGGCGTGAACGATGCGGCATCAGGTGAGCAGGCCAGCCTGCCAGGTACGGGAGCCGGGGGAGGGTCGGGTGCCTCAAACGGCGGGGCATTGCCAGCGGGGCCAAGTAGTGCCAATGTCGAACCATGA
- a CDS encoding GNAT family N-acetyltransferase, which translates to MTENMISTEDEFRPDVSMARNDAQHCYELQVGGKIAVQSFFLDKPGHVDFTHVETAEGFQGQGLDKVLVHFALDDVVAAGKRIIPRDPFFAEYLRLHEGYEQHVDWPEG; encoded by the coding sequence ATGACTGAGAACATGATTTCCACAGAGGACGAATTCCGTCCTGACGTCTCAATGGCCAGGAACGATGCGCAGCACTGTTACGAGCTGCAGGTGGGCGGGAAGATCGCCGTTCAGTCCTTTTTCCTGGACAAGCCCGGACACGTGGATTTCACCCACGTGGAAACCGCCGAAGGTTTCCAGGGACAGGGGCTGGACAAAGTGCTGGTCCACTTTGCGCTGGACGATGTGGTGGCAGCGGGAAAACGGATCATTCCGCGCGACCCATTTTTTGCCGAGTACCTGCGCCTCCATGAAGGCTACGAGCAGCATGTGGACTGGCCGGAGGGGTAG
- a CDS encoding GAF and ANTAR domain-containing protein, which yields MDKSAIDTSVRSEAAVTAQLQNLVIDSRDVNEFLHELCDYAARAVSSSMELPVVCAVTLSRRRRTTTAAWSDQQARLMDEIQQNYGAGPCLHAMNTGTTVLVPDTRRDSRWPEYGQAIAELGQLSVLAVPLTLDEDARAALNIFAPAVNAFNSTALESAELFASHAQSALRLAVRVAAGQQLAADLKAAMESRTAIDLAAGIIMGQNRCSQEEAMAILVKTSSGRNQKLRTVAENLVAAFSTRGSVTHFD from the coding sequence ATGGACAAGTCAGCGATTGACACCTCAGTTCGTTCCGAGGCCGCGGTCACGGCGCAGCTTCAGAACCTCGTCATCGACAGCCGCGACGTCAACGAGTTCCTTCATGAACTCTGCGACTATGCGGCCCGGGCTGTCTCGAGTTCCATGGAGCTGCCGGTGGTGTGCGCCGTCACCCTGAGCCGGCGCCGCCGGACCACCACTGCTGCGTGGAGCGATCAACAGGCCCGTCTTATGGACGAGATCCAGCAGAACTATGGCGCAGGGCCCTGCCTTCATGCGATGAATACCGGAACCACTGTGCTGGTCCCGGATACCCGGCGGGACTCGCGCTGGCCGGAATACGGCCAGGCAATTGCGGAGCTTGGCCAGCTGAGCGTTCTTGCCGTTCCCCTCACCTTGGACGAGGACGCCCGGGCTGCACTCAACATCTTCGCTCCCGCCGTGAACGCGTTCAATTCCACTGCCTTGGAGAGCGCCGAACTGTTCGCCTCGCACGCTCAAAGCGCACTGCGGCTCGCTGTCCGCGTGGCTGCCGGCCAGCAGTTGGCGGCAGATCTTAAGGCGGCGATGGAATCACGGACCGCGATTGACTTGGCCGCCGGAATCATCATGGGTCAGAACCGCTGCTCGCAGGAGGAAGCGATGGCCATCCTGGTCAAGACCTCCAGCGGCAGGAACCAAAAGCTGCGGACCGTCGCCGAGAACCTGGTCGCAGCATTTTCCACCCGAGGGTCAGTCACGCACTTTGACTGA
- a CDS encoding pyridoxal phosphate-dependent decarboxylase family protein has protein sequence MPLLPRVEEIYVDEGRGTEASPGQDFASRVELALAATNHLFNARNSPRYVAQVLQGVNAVATKLDRTTQPFTGVGPTELKARIGAVDLDRPLPDTAAALEELESVYLRDAIYFHDAKYAAHLNCPVVIPALVGEAILSAVNSSMDTWDQSAGATMIERRLIDWTAERLQLGTAADGVFTSGGSQSNLQALLIARNHAVAGLRQEPANTGLRLPALLDRLRIFTSEDSHFSIQKSASMLGMGFDAVISVRCAPDHRMDPAALAEAMAEAHDAGLVPMAVVATAGTTDFGAVDPLPELSALARAYGAWLHIDAAYGGGLMVSGRYRHLLDGTRLADSVTVDFHKTFFQPVSSSALLVRDRAMLRHITYYADYLNPESAALAEIPNQVDKSIQTTRRFDALKLWLTLRIMGADAIGALFDEAIDLAARVGSLLAADDDFELAAEPQLSTLVFRYRPRVDTPSGSQRMSEDASDLLNPAIRAAVFASGKAVVAGTKVAGRHYLKFTLLNAEATLEDIGQIISLLRSTGAGLVQDGLLQDEVSA, from the coding sequence GTGCCACTGCTGCCCCGTGTTGAAGAGATCTATGTGGATGAAGGCCGGGGCACCGAAGCCTCGCCGGGGCAAGACTTTGCGTCCCGGGTGGAACTCGCCCTGGCCGCCACCAACCATCTGTTCAACGCCCGCAACTCGCCGCGTTACGTGGCGCAGGTGCTGCAGGGTGTCAACGCGGTGGCCACCAAACTGGACCGGACCACGCAGCCGTTCACCGGCGTCGGGCCCACGGAACTGAAGGCGCGCATCGGTGCGGTGGATCTTGACCGGCCGTTGCCTGATACCGCTGCCGCCCTGGAGGAGCTGGAGTCCGTCTACCTGCGCGACGCCATCTACTTCCACGATGCCAAGTACGCAGCCCACCTGAACTGCCCCGTGGTGATCCCGGCGCTGGTGGGAGAGGCCATCCTCTCGGCAGTGAACTCTTCGATGGATACCTGGGACCAGAGCGCCGGCGCCACCATGATCGAGCGCCGGCTCATCGACTGGACCGCCGAGCGGCTGCAGCTGGGGACTGCAGCCGACGGCGTGTTCACCTCCGGTGGGAGCCAGTCCAACCTGCAGGCACTGTTGATCGCCCGCAACCACGCCGTCGCGGGGCTGCGCCAGGAACCGGCCAACACCGGCCTCCGGCTGCCCGCACTGCTGGACAGGCTGCGCATCTTCACCTCGGAAGACAGCCATTTCAGCATCCAGAAGTCAGCCTCCATGCTGGGCATGGGATTCGACGCCGTGATCTCCGTCCGCTGTGCACCTGACCACCGGATGGACCCCGCCGCCCTCGCTGAGGCCATGGCGGAAGCGCACGACGCCGGGCTGGTCCCGATGGCGGTGGTGGCCACCGCCGGCACCACTGACTTTGGGGCAGTGGACCCGCTGCCGGAGCTTTCGGCCCTGGCCCGCGCCTACGGCGCGTGGCTTCACATCGATGCTGCGTACGGCGGCGGGCTGATGGTTTCGGGCCGCTACCGGCACCTGCTGGACGGAACCCGGCTGGCCGATTCCGTCACCGTGGACTTCCACAAAACCTTCTTCCAGCCGGTCAGTTCCAGCGCCCTGCTGGTCCGCGACCGCGCCATGCTGCGTCACATCACCTACTACGCGGACTACCTGAACCCCGAGAGCGCCGCCCTCGCAGAGATCCCCAACCAGGTGGATAAGAGCATCCAGACCACCCGGCGCTTCGATGCGCTCAAACTCTGGCTCACCCTGCGCATCATGGGTGCAGACGCTATCGGTGCCCTCTTTGACGAGGCGATAGACCTTGCCGCCCGCGTAGGCTCGCTTCTTGCCGCCGATGACGACTTCGAGCTCGCCGCCGAGCCCCAGCTGAGCACCCTGGTGTTCCGCTACCGGCCGCGGGTGGATACCCCAAGCGGCAGCCAGCGGATGTCTGAGGACGCCTCTGATCTCCTCAATCCCGCCATCCGCGCCGCGGTTTTCGCCTCCGGCAAGGCCGTTGTGGCCGGGACCAAGGTGGCAGGGCGGCACTACCTGAAATTCACGCTGCTCAATGCTGAAGCAACCCTGGAGGATATCGGCCAGATCATCAGCCTTCTTCGCAGCACGGGCGCCGGGCTCGTGCAGGACGGGCTGCTCCAGGACGAGGTGTCCGCATGA
- a CDS encoding lysine N(6)-hydroxylase/L-ornithine N(5)-oxygenase family protein, which produces MSHVYDFAGIGVGPFNLGLAALSEPVEGLDGVFLERRDSFDWHPGMMLEPAHLQVPFMADLVTLADPTSPYSFLNFLKQTGRLYRFYIRENFYPLRAEYNQYCQWVAGQLPSVRFNTAVLNVTYNDGVYRLAVEGPDGAEVLLARRLVLGTGTSPYVPAACDAIVEAASNGGGVVLHNADYLSRKSELQDKRSITIVGSGQSAAEIYYELLQETDVHGYQLNWVTRSGRFFPLEYTKLTLEMTSPEYVDYFHRLPQDQRDGLIKSQKNLYKGINSELIDAIYDLLYTKSLSGIVDTRLLTHSSLTSAAWDPAARSHTLELHHEEEGRSYALDSEAVVLATGYTYREPGFLAGVQDRIERDSSGRFAVSRNYSTGVEPGEIFVQNAELHTHGFVTPDLGMGAYRNSCILREITGREVYPVERSIAFQEFGAPATANAAVTATAGASV; this is translated from the coding sequence ATGAGCCACGTTTACGACTTCGCCGGCATCGGGGTTGGCCCCTTCAACCTTGGCCTCGCCGCACTCAGCGAACCCGTGGAGGGGCTGGACGGTGTGTTCCTGGAGCGCCGCGACTCCTTCGACTGGCACCCGGGCATGATGCTGGAGCCGGCCCACCTGCAGGTCCCGTTTATGGCGGACCTGGTGACGCTCGCGGATCCCACATCGCCCTACTCGTTCCTGAACTTCCTCAAGCAGACCGGGCGGCTCTACCGCTTCTATATCCGCGAGAACTTCTACCCGCTGCGCGCTGAGTACAACCAGTACTGCCAGTGGGTGGCCGGTCAGCTGCCATCCGTACGTTTTAACACAGCCGTGCTGAATGTGACCTACAACGACGGCGTGTACCGCCTGGCGGTGGAGGGACCGGACGGGGCAGAGGTGCTGTTGGCCCGCCGCCTGGTGTTGGGCACCGGTACGTCCCCGTACGTGCCGGCGGCCTGCGACGCAATAGTGGAAGCGGCTTCAAACGGCGGCGGGGTGGTCCTTCACAACGCCGACTACCTGTCCAGGAAGAGTGAACTGCAGGACAAGCGCAGCATCACCATTGTGGGCAGCGGCCAGAGCGCCGCGGAGATCTACTACGAGCTGCTTCAGGAGACCGACGTCCACGGCTACCAGTTGAACTGGGTTACCCGTTCCGGCCGGTTCTTCCCGCTGGAGTACACCAAGCTGACGCTGGAAATGACTTCGCCCGAGTACGTGGACTATTTCCACCGGCTGCCCCAGGACCAGCGCGATGGCCTGATCAAGAGCCAAAAGAACCTCTACAAGGGGATCAACTCCGAGCTCATCGATGCGATCTACGATCTCCTCTACACCAAGAGCCTCTCCGGCATAGTGGACACCCGCTTGCTGACGCACTCCTCCCTGACCAGCGCCGCCTGGGACCCGGCCGCACGTTCCCACACCCTGGAGCTGCACCACGAAGAAGAGGGAAGGTCCTACGCCCTGGACAGCGAGGCCGTGGTCCTGGCCACCGGGTACACCTACCGGGAGCCCGGCTTCCTTGCCGGTGTGCAGGACAGGATCGAACGGGACTCCTCCGGCAGGTTCGCCGTCAGCCGCAACTACAGCACCGGCGTCGAACCCGGGGAAATCTTTGTGCAGAACGCCGAGCTGCACACCCACGGCTTTGTGACCCCAGACCTGGGCATGGGCGCCTACCGCAACTCCTGCATCCTCCGGGAAATAACGGGCCGTGAGGTCTACCCGGTGGAGCGCAGCATCGCCTTCCAGGAGTTTGGGGCGCCGGCTACGGCCAACGCAGCAGTGACCGCCACGGCAGGGGCTTCAGTATGA
- a CDS encoding GNAT family N-acetyltransferase — translation MRFTFRCLDPHADAPLLHSWVTQPYASFWGMLSSTVDGVVEEYSKIQASGHHHALLGLDGGVPAFLMEEYLPSASPLAAVYAAQPGDMGMHLLVAPPSGGPQPGYTTAVMDAVLDRLFNKPGVERVVVEPDARNTKIHALNERLGFQPAGVVDLPDKQALLSFCSHSDYLAARAALQQSADSSNPIHQGASL, via the coding sequence ATGAGGTTTACGTTCCGCTGCCTGGACCCCCACGCCGATGCACCTCTTCTGCACAGCTGGGTGACCCAGCCCTACGCGTCCTTCTGGGGCATGTTGTCCTCCACGGTTGACGGGGTTGTGGAGGAATACTCCAAGATCCAGGCCAGTGGGCACCACCACGCCCTGCTGGGGCTCGACGGCGGTGTCCCCGCCTTCCTGATGGAGGAGTACCTCCCGTCTGCCTCGCCACTGGCCGCGGTTTACGCCGCCCAGCCCGGTGACATGGGAATGCACCTGCTGGTGGCGCCGCCGTCGGGAGGGCCTCAGCCCGGGTACACCACGGCGGTGATGGACGCCGTCCTGGACCGCCTCTTTAACAAACCGGGTGTGGAGCGCGTAGTGGTGGAACCCGATGCCAGGAACACCAAGATCCATGCCCTCAATGAACGGCTGGGATTCCAGCCCGCCGGGGTGGTGGACCTGCCGGACAAGCAGGCACTGCTGAGCTTCTGCTCCCATTCCGATTACCTCGCTGCACGGGCTGCCCTCCAACAGTCCGCAGACTCTTCAAACCCGATCCACCAGGGAGCATCACTGTGA